From the Candidatus Obscuribacterales bacterium genome, the window ATACACCGTAGCAAACCATGAGAGAACCTGCTAAGTTCCGCTCAACAGGTCTTAGCCCCCAGCTTTATTAGGTAGGTCATCCCAATATGCTGTGAATCAGCCTATTTCCGTGACTTAGGCTACAGTTTGTTCAGCATACCATTCTGGCTTGCGCGCTGTAATCACCGATGGTCTAAAATCGTGCCCTAGTCCTGACATCAAAAGAGCAACCCTTGATCCCTAGAGCCATCCATGGGTTTCCTAGATTGTGAACCTCAACACAAGCGATCGCCCCCTAAGAGCTAATTTATTAAGTCGCTGAAACTCCCATCTGGCAAGGCTTTCAGAAAAACTGTTTAATGCAGTCCCCGTAACCCAGAACCCTTGATATACAAAGGATACAAGCAGCTTCAGATTTGCCTCATAAATCAGCCCTAAGACAAGATCAACCTAGGCTGAACCCTGGGATCAAGCTAGGGCAGATGATCCCAAGTCAGGGGGCACATCTTGCCAGCGACCGGAGCCCACCGCACGGATTGCCTCGGGCAGGGAAAGCGCACCGGTATACAAAGCACGTCCAACAATGACACCGGTGACCCCTAGAGACTCTAGGCCCAGCAGGCTGAGCAAGTCGCGGGTGTGGCTAATTCCTCCGGAAGCAATCACCGGCACGGGGCTGGCGATCGCCACCTCTCGCAGGGCGTCACAGTTCGGGCCTTGCAGCGTGCCATCTCGATGGATATCCGTGTAGATAATGGCACTGGCCCCTGCAGCAGACATGCGGGTCACCAGATCAATCGCGTCAATTTCTGAGGTTTCTAGCCAACCTCGAGTAGCCACCTTGCCATTGCGGGCATCAATCCCCACGATGATGCGTTGGGGAAGATCGTGGCAAAGCTGAGCAACCCTATCTGGCTGCTCAACGGCGATGGTACCTACAATCACCTGCTGCACGCCCAAATCCAGGAGTTGGTCTACACTTTGGCGATCGCGGAGCCCGCCGCCCACCTGCACCGGTACATCTACCGCCTTGAGGATGGCAGCGATCGCTTTTTGATTGACCGGGTGCCCCGCCTTCGCCCCATCCAGATCAACCAAATGGAGACGGG encodes:
- the hisA gene encoding 1-(5-phosphoribosyl)-5-[(5-phosphoribosylamino)methylideneamino]imidazole-4-carboxamide isomerase; amino-acid sequence: MDIIPAIDLLNGQCVRLYQGDYSQSEVFDENPVAVAQSWVEQGATRLHLVDLDGAKAGHPVNQKAIAAILKAVDVPVQVGGGLRDRQSVDQLLDLGVQQVIVGTIAVEQPDRVAQLCHDLPQRIIVGIDARNGKVATRGWLETSEIDAIDLVTRMSAAGASAIIYTDIHRDGTLQGPNCDALREVAIASPVPVIASGGISHTRDLLSLLGLESLGVTGVIVGRALYTGALSLPEAIRAVGSGRWQDVPPDLGSSALA